The window CATGTCGTCGCTCCTGCGGTGCACCGGAGGACTGGACCACAGCCGTTATGGCCGGGGTCAGTTTGCGGCTCAATCCCGGGCTGCGGCCCAGGTGGACCACCGCCCACACACTAGCGACCAGTCCCGCGAAAGCGCCAATGATCCCCCCGCTGCTGTCCCATCCCAGCCAGCCGCCGATCCACAACCCACCAAAAGCCCCCAGAATCAGCCCTGCGATAGGCAGGAGATAGAAGAGGGCCGCCCCTTGATAAACAGAAGCGGCGGGTAGCGAAATCTTAACCAGGTCGCCGCTGCGAGCGTTGATGGGATTGATCACCCGGCTCTCCACCCTCGAATCGGTCAGGCAAGTCCGACATCCGCCGGCACTGGAATGACAACCGCCGCATCCCCCTTTCCGGTCGGTCACCACCCGGGCCCAACCGTTCATCTCATCCTGCAGTACGATCCCTATTCTTTCGGCCATAAGACACCTTCCCTACTCCGCCGACGTCCGGCACGATTATCAACAAAGGCCCCATGAAGCTCTCCCAAGTGTCCGAACCCGCCTTGTATGCGCCGATGCATGAGCATAGGCATCGGAAGGCAGATGAACAACAATTGCTTAATTTTCATAGGAGCACCATTCATGCCATTTTGGTGGACGCGAAGACATCAACCTCTATTCCTACCGGTTAAGCGGCTTCCTATGAAATTTTAGAGATGCGTTGCGAGGTTGAAAAAAGGCGAGCCGGGTAAAAAACACACATCAATGGACCTGTCAACCCGATAACTGTGTAAAAATTTTACAACCCAGACGAAATCAAGATGCACCAAGCCTTAGGATTCATGTCCATTTTACGATGCGTTTGCCTCGGACCACACCCAACGAGCACTTCCGGGCCTTGAAATGACTGTGTCATGGCACATTTTGTGTTTAACATTTTTTCATAATGCTTCTCGTGTGACATCGATTCCGGCCGCATGTCGAGCAACGGACTATCAAGTTTCAAGACGCCTGCTTTCACAACATCGAGATCTTGCCGCTTCTGCTTCTGTTCGTGCCGCCAGCCCTGGACTTGAATTCCAACGGGCTGTTCGCGTTGCTGTTATCCGACTGTTTTGCGATGGATTTCTGTGACGAGCACATTCACCGAACAGCCTTGAGATGCCCGGATCGGGAGTATAGAGCATAAAAAAAGGGAGAAAAAAATGAAGAGCCAATCCGAATTGACATCATTGACAGCGGACGGTGAACAGCTTGTCGATCCTGTTTGCGGAATGAGCGTGGATCAGCCGTCCGAAACACTTTCCTATAAGTACGAAGGACAGACGCATTTTTTCTGCAGCACGCACTGCCTGAAAAAATTCAGGTCGAACCCCGCTCAGTACACCGATGCCTCCGTAGAAACGGATCGTCAGTCCGATACCGGAAGTGAATCGGCCAAAGGCGCTGTATACACTTGTCCCATGCATCCAGAAGTCCAACAGAATGGGCCTGGTGACTGCCCGATCTGCGGCATGGCCCTGGAACCTCGGACATCAGCGCCGGAAGAGGAAGAAAACAGAGAATACCTGTACATGCGCAGCCGATTCTGGGTAAGCGCCGTATTGAGTCTGCCGCTGGTGTTGATTGCCATGCGCGATATGCTCGGGCTGGCCTGGCTGGATGCCACGGCGGGACCGGATATCTTGCATTGGTCGGAATTCGTACTGGCCACACCGGTCGTCTTATGGGGCGGATGGGTTTTTTACATTCGCGCCTGGAAATCGGTGGCGACCCGGCACCTGAACATGTTCACCCTGATCGGTCTCGGCACGGGGGTCGCTTATATCTACAGCGTGGTCGCACTGCTTGTCCCGCAGATCTTCCCGGCATCCTTCCGAGACCAGAATGGAACGGTGGGCGTTTACTTTGAAGCAGCGGCTGTGATCGTAACGCTGGTGCTGTTAGGACAGATGCTCGAACAACGCGCCCGCAGCCGCACCGGCGCCGCCATTAAAGCGCTCCTGGGCTTGGCGCCCAAAACCGCCCGGCGCATCGATGCCGAAGGTGCGGAACAAGACATCCCCCTCGATCAGGTCCAGGCCGGAGACAAGTTGCGGGTGCGCCCCGGCGAAAAGATCCCCGTTGACGGCAAGGTCATCGACGGCGCCAGCAATGTGGACGAGTCGATGATTACCGGAGAACCCGTTCCGGTGGAAAAAAATAAAGGCGCCAGAGTCATTGGCGCCACCGTCAATTCAACCGGCTCGCTGATCATTCGGGCCGAAAAAGTCGGCGCCGATACCGTCCTGTCGCAGATCGTCCACATGGTGGCCGAAGCCCAGCGGAGCCGGGCGCCGATCCAGAAGCTGGCTGATATGGTGGCCGGCTATTTCGTGCCGGCCGTGGTGGCTGTGGCAATCCTCGCGTCCGCCGCCTGGGCTTCGATCGGTCCGGAGCCGCGCATGGCCTATGCCTTGATCGTGGCGGTGTCCGTTCTGATCATCGCCTGCCCCTGCGCCCTGGGCCTGGCAACACCCATGTCCATCATGGTGGCGACCGGCAAGGGGGCTTCCTTCGGGGTCTTGTTCAAAGACGCCGAATCCATCGAGACCCTGCGCAAGGTGACCACGCTCGTGGCGGACAAGACCGGCACCCTCACCGAAGGCCGGCCGCGGCTAAGCGAGGTGGCGGCCGTCAATGGCTGGGATGAAGGCGATGTGCTCTCGTTGGCCGCCAGCCTGGAGCGGGCCAGCGAGCATCCTCTTGCGGCGGCCATCGTGGAGGGCGCGGAAGCAAGGGGTGCCGGGTTCAAAGAGACAACCGAATTCCGCTCTCACACCGGACGCGGCGTTTCCGGCGTCATCGATACCAAGAAAGTGCTTTTAGGCAATGCCAAGCTGCTGGAGGAAAACAGTGTGCTCACGGAGGCCCTGGACGCCAAGGCTGAAGAGATGCGCGCCGGGGGCCAGACCGCGATGTATCTTGCGGTAGCGGGCGAACCGGCCGGCCTGGTCAGCGTGTCGGATCCGATCAAGGAGACCACGCCGGAAGCCATCGAGCGACTGCACGCCGAAGGCATCCGCATCGTGATGCTGACCGGCGACAACCGGACCACGGCCGGAGCGGTGGCCGCCAAACTGGGCATCGACGACTTTGTGGCCGATGTGCTGCCTGAAGACAAGGCCGACGCCATCAAGCGCTTCCAACAGGACGGGCAGGTGGTTGCAATGGCCGGCGACGGTATTAACGATGCCCCGGCGCTGGCCCAATCGGACGTGGGTATCGCCATGGGCACGGGCACCGACGTGGCCATGGAAAGCGCCCGCGTCACACTGGTCAAAGGTGACCTGCGCGGCATCGTGCGCGCCCGTCTGCTCTCCAAGGCGACCATGCGTAATATCAAACAGAACCTGTTTTTCGCTTTTGTTTACAACGCCCTGGGCGTCCCCATCGCAGCCGGCGTCCTATACCCGATTTTCGGCCTGCTGCTCTCGCCCATGATTGCAGCGGCCGCCATGAGCCTCAGTTCCGTATCGGTCGTGGGCAACGCACTGAG is drawn from Desulfatitalea tepidiphila and contains these coding sequences:
- a CDS encoding heavy metal translocating P-type ATPase, translating into MKSQSELTSLTADGEQLVDPVCGMSVDQPSETLSYKYEGQTHFFCSTHCLKKFRSNPAQYTDASVETDRQSDTGSESAKGAVYTCPMHPEVQQNGPGDCPICGMALEPRTSAPEEEENREYLYMRSRFWVSAVLSLPLVLIAMRDMLGLAWLDATAGPDILHWSEFVLATPVVLWGGWVFYIRAWKSVATRHLNMFTLIGLGTGVAYIYSVVALLVPQIFPASFRDQNGTVGVYFEAAAVIVTLVLLGQMLEQRARSRTGAAIKALLGLAPKTARRIDAEGAEQDIPLDQVQAGDKLRVRPGEKIPVDGKVIDGASNVDESMITGEPVPVEKNKGARVIGATVNSTGSLIIRAEKVGADTVLSQIVHMVAEAQRSRAPIQKLADMVAGYFVPAVVAVAILASAAWASIGPEPRMAYALIVAVSVLIIACPCALGLATPMSIMVATGKGASFGVLFKDAESIETLRKVTTLVADKTGTLTEGRPRLSEVAAVNGWDEGDVLSLAASLERASEHPLAAAIVEGAEARGAGFKETTEFRSHTGRGVSGVIDTKKVLLGNAKLLEENSVLTEALDAKAEEMRAGGQTAMYLAVAGEPAGLVSVSDPIKETTPEAIERLHAEGIRIVMLTGDNRTTAGAVAAKLGIDDFVADVLPEDKADAIKRFQQDGQVVAMAGDGINDAPALAQSDVGIAMGTGTDVAMESARVTLVKGDLRGIVRARLLSKATMRNIKQNLFFAFVYNALGVPIAAGVLYPIFGLLLSPMIAAAAMSLSSVSVVGNALRLRRIEH
- a CDS encoding SoxR reducing system RseC family protein translates to MAERIGIVLQDEMNGWARVVTDRKGGCGGCHSSAGGCRTCLTDSRVESRVINPINARSGDLVKISLPAASVYQGAALFYLLPIAGLILGAFGGLWIGGWLGWDSSGGIIGAFAGLVASVWAVVHLGRSPGLSRKLTPAITAVVQSSGAPQERRHAGCCG